The genomic stretch ATTGGGGAGCCCATGACATCCCCATTGACGACGGACGTGCTGATTTGCGGAGCAGGAGCGGCGGGTCGCCCGTCCTCGGAAGCGCTGGACTGCCCACCCGGCTCTTCAAGCTCTTCCAGGGTCCCCATTGGACGTTGCTCGGCTACGAGACGGCTCGCGACTCGGCACTCCTCCCCCCGCGCCCCCATCTGCACATCCATGCCGTCGGACCGCGTGGTGACATCGTCGATGCCCAGGGCCATTCCAGCGGGCTTACGGGGTGCAGCCGGGTGACTGGGTGCTGGTGCGGCCGGACGGCTACATCGGCGCGGTGGTCACCCAGCACGAGCTCGCGGCCCTGAACGACTACCTGGAGCGGGTTGGACTGCGCACGTGACGTGCGGGGCGGGTGCGCCCCCCGCGCCAGTCGCTGGCGAATGCCGGTGCGGGTGACGACCGACGGCTTCTCCATCTGCCCGGCGCGCGACCGCCCGTGCGGGTGGAGCATGGCTCACACCCGCACGGGTCTCCGTTCACGACGGCCATGCGACTGGCGAGGCGACCTGGTTGCGGTACTCGGTTCAGATGCTGAAGAACGTGCGGAGGGTGTCGTTGCGGAGGATTTCGTCGACCACCTTCGAGCGGCTGACCTGGAGCGGGTGCTCCAGGAAGACCCGCTGGTGGAGCTGCTCGACGGTGTCGATGACCTCCGACGACCCGCTGCGCGTGAGGGCCTCGATCCTGTCGACGTAGTCGGTGTTGAACACGAGGTGCTTCGGGTCCACCGCGCCGCTGCGCACATAGCCCCGGGTCTTCTTGTCGCACCGACAGGGGTTGGCCGCGTTGACGAGCCCACAGCGCTGGTTCATCCAGCTGTACAGGTCCTTGCGCGCCCGGGAGAGCCGAACGCGGAAGTTCCCCGGAGAGATTTCCAGCAGCTCGCCGCCGAGCTGATGGTCCACCCCGAAAAGCTCGCCGAGCACGTAGGTGATTCGCTGCTCACGGTCCAGGCACATCAACATGCCCGTCGTGCACCGAATCCGCAGCTCTTCGACCGTACCGGCGGCGTCCCGCAGCTCCTGTGGCGTCATCGCCTCGTCCGGAACCGCCGCGATCCGGGCGAAGTAGGTCTGGAAGTCGTCGGCCAGCACCTCCATCCCGCGCCGGCGGCTCTTGAGGAGGTGATTGACGGTGAGCCGGTAGAGCCAGGTCCGGAACGCACTCTCCGCACGGAAGGTGCGCAGAGAGGTGATGACCTTCACGAAGACCTCCTGGGTGAGGTCCTCGGCGTCCTCCCGCCGCCCGCACATCTTCAGCGACAGGTTGTAGACGAAGGGCTGGTGCCGGGCGACGAGCTCGCGCAGCGCGTCCTTGCTGCCGTCGACCGCGCGCGCCACGAGGCCGTGGTCGCCGTCGGTGTCGTAGCCGGGGTGGAAGGGATTCTCTTCAAGCGACGTCATACCTGGCGCAGGCCTCCGTCGACCGCGAGCTCCGTGCCCGTGACATACGACGAATCCGGTGCCGCGAGGAACAGCACGGCGCGGGCAATCTCCTCGGGGCGGCCCCAGCGCTTCACCGGAATCTGCGCGGTGATGCTCGCCCCCGCGGCCTCGAGCTGCTCGGCGGGCAGTCCCAGCTTCCCCCACAGCGGGGTCTCGATGGCGCCGGGGCACACCGCGTTGACGCGAATCCCTCGCGGTGCCAGCTCGGCGGCGGCCACGCGGACGAGCGAACGGAGCGCCGCCTTCGTCATGCTCAGCACGCTCGACCCCTCGAAGCCGATGCGGTTGAGCCACGACGTCGTCACCACCACCGACGCGCCGTCATTCAGGTGTGGGATGGCCTGCCGCAGCGTATTGAACGTCCCCTTCATGTTCACCGCGACGAGCTCGTCGAACAGCGCCTCGGTGGTGTCGGCCAGGGGCATCAGCTTCACCACCGCCGCGTTCGCGAACAGGATGTCGATTCCGCCGAAGCGCTGGCGCGTCTCCTGGAACAGGCGCTCCAGGTCGGCCCCGCGCGTCACATCCCCCCGCACCGCATGTGCGTTCGGGCCGAGCGACTTCACCGTCTCCGCCAGGCCATCCTCCGAGCGCGCGAAGACAACGACCTTCGCCCCTTCCTCCGCGAGCAGCCGCGCAGTGGCGAATCCGATTCCGCTGGTGCCCCCGGTGATGACCGCGACCTTCTGAGCGAACCTCTTCATGTGCAACCTCCCGTGTTCGAGTTGGAGGTTGGACCCACGGGCCGCCAGGGTGTTACAGCCGGAGGAGTTGGCGGCCCACGCTCTTCGAAGAATCGTGAGTGAATCCAGGCACTTCAAGTCCAGTGAGGCGTGCGGGACTGGCACATGCCGCCACTTGGACCTTGGATTTGAGCGACTCACGCTTCCACCCGGGCGAGACGGGGAGCTGGTGGTGCGCGGCGTGGTGCAGCTCGAGCGGCGCTTCCTGCTCTCGGGGTACGTGTGGCCCGCGGTGCAGGCGCGCCACGTGCTGCTGTCCCCCGAACCGGGGCAGGCTCACCGCATCGGCC from Archangium lipolyticum encodes the following:
- a CDS encoding RNA polymerase sigma factor, with protein sequence MTSLEENPFHPGYDTDGDHGLVARAVDGSKDALRELVARHQPFVYNLSLKMCGRREDAEDLTQEVFVKVITSLRTFRAESAFRTWLYRLTVNHLLKSRRRGMEVLADDFQTYFARIAAVPDEAMTPQELRDAAGTVEELRIRCTTGMLMCLDREQRITYVLGELFGVDHQLGGELLEISPGNFRVRLSRARKDLYSWMNQRCGLVNAANPCRCDKKTRGYVRSGAVDPKHLVFNTDYVDRIEALTRSGSSEVIDTVEQLHQRVFLEHPLQVSRSKVVDEILRNDTLRTFFSI
- a CDS encoding SDR family oxidoreductase; this translates as MKRFAQKVAVITGGTSGIGFATARLLAEEGAKVVVFARSEDGLAETVKSLGPNAHAVRGDVTRGADLERLFQETRQRFGGIDILFANAAVVKLMPLADTTEALFDELVAVNMKGTFNTLRQAIPHLNDGASVVVTTSWLNRIGFEGSSVLSMTKAALRSLVRVAAAELAPRGIRVNAVCPGAIETPLWGKLGLPAEQLEAAGASITAQIPVKRWGRPEEIARAVLFLAAPDSSYVTGTELAVDGGLRQV